Proteins found in one Labrus bergylta chromosome 8, fLabBer1.1, whole genome shotgun sequence genomic segment:
- the tnfaip8l2b gene encoding tumor necrosis factor, alpha-induced protein 8-like protein 2 B isoform X3 has product MESFSSRDMAMRVQKKFLSSMATKGSVQMFIDDTTSEILDELYRVSKEYSGNKSEAQKVIKDLIKIAVKIGVLFKNNRFSTDELVVATDFKKKLHFGAMTAISFYEVDFTFDKAVMAELLTNCRDLLLKLVNTHLTPKSHGRINHVFNHYSDPELLTKLYEPDGPFRPHLTKICKGLNKLVEEGTI; this is encoded by the exons ATGGAGTCCTTCAGCTCGAGGGACATGGCCATGAGGGTGCAGAAGAAGTTCCTCAGCTCCATGGCCACCAAAGGCTCCGTCCAAATGTTCATCGACGACACCACCAGCGAGATCCTGGACGAGCTGTACCGGGTCTCCAAAGAGTACTCAGGGAACAAATCTGAGGCCCAGAAGGTGATCAAAGACCTGATCAAGATCGCCGTGAAGATCGGCGTGCTGTTCAAGAACAACCGTTTCAGCACAGACGAGCTGGTGGTGGCCACGGACTTTAAGAAGAAGCTGCACTTCGGGGCCATGACGGCTATCAGCTTCTACGAG GTAGACTTCACCTTCGACAAGGCCGTGATGGCCGAACTCCTGACCAATTGCAGAGACCTGCTCCTGAAGCTTGTCAACACCCACCTCACCCCAAAGTCCCACGGTCGCATCAACCACGTGTTCAACCATTACTCCGACCCCGAGCTCCTGACCAAACTGTACGAGCCCGACGGACCCTTCAGACCCCACCTCACCAAGATCTGCAAAGGACTCAACAAActggtggaggaggggactatATGA
- the tnfaip8l2b gene encoding tumor necrosis factor, alpha-induced protein 8-like protein 2 B isoform X1: MLQRGSQCTPETVRATVTMESFSSRDMAMRVQKKFLSSMATKGSVQMFIDDTTSEILDELYRVSKEYSGNKSEAQKVIKDLIKIAVKIGVLFKNNRFSTDELVVATDFKKKLHFGAMTAISFYEVDFTFDKAVMAELLTNCRDLLLKLVNTHLTPKSHGRINHVFNHYSDPELLTKLYEPDGPFRPHLTKICKGLNKLVEEGTI, translated from the exons ATGTTGCAGCGGGGATCGCAGTGCACACCAGAGACGGTGAGAGCCACG GTAACCATGGAGTCCTTCAGCTCGAGGGACATGGCCATGAGGGTGCAGAAGAAGTTCCTCAGCTCCATGGCCACCAAAGGCTCCGTCCAAATGTTCATCGACGACACCACCAGCGAGATCCTGGACGAGCTGTACCGGGTCTCCAAAGAGTACTCAGGGAACAAATCTGAGGCCCAGAAGGTGATCAAAGACCTGATCAAGATCGCCGTGAAGATCGGCGTGCTGTTCAAGAACAACCGTTTCAGCACAGACGAGCTGGTGGTGGCCACGGACTTTAAGAAGAAGCTGCACTTCGGGGCCATGACGGCTATCAGCTTCTACGAG GTAGACTTCACCTTCGACAAGGCCGTGATGGCCGAACTCCTGACCAATTGCAGAGACCTGCTCCTGAAGCTTGTCAACACCCACCTCACCCCAAAGTCCCACGGTCGCATCAACCACGTGTTCAACCATTACTCCGACCCCGAGCTCCTGACCAAACTGTACGAGCCCGACGGACCCTTCAGACCCCACCTCACCAAGATCTGCAAAGGACTCAACAAActggtggaggaggggactatATGA
- the LOC109999084 gene encoding soluble guanylate cyclase 88E-like, with translation MYGLYLEAVNDYINESYGEDVWRLIENRAEIPHLKFVRHQMYNDNLILRLAKAAGEVLGKTHDELMYAFGVYMVKRIGNYGYERILKVLGRNVRDFINELDNLHEYFRFSFPKVQPPSFCVEEECETSLTLHYRSTRKGFTQFVKGQLSQVGRQFYNTDIEVEILSKEETEKMTYVVYKMNFDNAAFKHRMPQQKTAPGYEKLPMKRGIFFDMFPFSVIFRRDMTMYRIGDGLKEVFSDLQGKKVNEEFTLIRPMLEFSWDNIYFHLNNVFELLSRAVVESKQKVNIKLSKEEPDEKEESEKVKREEEREQNDVEEMKGTDQEYNSALTQYNSSANSGGEDIELLAFQTVTGKCSETIFEDMREPPKKPLHLKGQMKYVPQWDSLIFLGTPIIETVEDMIKMGVYVNDLNLHDSSRELILAGTQQSAELQLALDQEQQKYAQLMEIIKKLDEEKKRGDSLLYAMIPKAVADRLRKGITALETCQVFPDVTILFSDVVKFNEICIHITPMQVVDMLNEIYIVFDTLSEKHNVYKVETIRDAYMVVAGVPNKTTFHAHHICDMALDMLSSIDHLKDPSTGDNIQIRVGIHSGMVVAGVVGLKMPRYCLFGDTVNTASRMESNGVGMQIHISQTTKDHLEHEPYIIEERGKIFVKGKGYMKTYWLKGKKDLSFKTPAELRYSSEQNHSEDRSSNGSTSSNAKRMASNLNISGNEEQAEGKASPSDLPLDTLPPPEAVIEPPSVSAEPPEKEKVKKTKNNKGAKLEVPQGTLLSETPNPDDGLENPAPFLSSKRNSFRQQYVKLPANLPMRSAACAIL, from the exons ATGTACGGCCTGTACTTGGAAGCAGTCAACGATTACATCAATGAGTCGTACGGAGAGGATGTGTGGAGACTGATCGAGAACCGAGCAGAGATCCCTCACCTCAAGTTTGTCAGACACCAGATGTACAA TGACAACCTGATCCTGCGGCTGGCAAAGGCAGCAGGAGAGGTTCTGGGAAAGACTCATGATGAGCTGATGTACGCCTTCGGTGTctacatggtgaagaggatcgGAAACTACGGATATGAACGCATCCTAAAG GTGTTGGGACGAAATGTGCGCGACTTCATCAACGAGCTGGACAACCTGCACGAGTACTTCCGCTTCTCCTTCCCCAAAGTGCAGCCGCCAAGCTTCTGCGTGGAGGAGGAGTGCGAGACGAGCCTCACGCTGCACTACCGCAGCACCCGCAAAGGTTTCACCCAGTTTGTCAAAG GGCAGCTCTCTCAAGTGGGACGGCAATTCTACAACACGGATATCGAGGTGGAAATCCTGTCGAAAGAAGAAACGGAGAAGATGACTTATGTG GTTTACAAGATGAACTTCGACAACGCTGCTTTTAAACACCGCATGCCTCAGCAGAAGACGGCGCCGGGCTACGAGAAGCTGCCGATGAAGCGAGGGATCTTTTTCGACATGTTCCCCTTCAGCGTCATCTTCCGCCGCGACATGACCATGTACCGCATCGGCGACGGCCTCAAAGAGGTCTTCTCCGACCTCCAGGGCAAGAAGGTCAACGAGGAGTTCACCCTGATCCGACCCATGCTGGAGTTCAGCTGGGACAAT ATCTACTTCCATCTGAACAACGTGTTTGAGCTGCTGTCGAGAGCGGTGGTGGAGAGCAAGCAGAAGGTCAACATCAAACTGAGCAAGGAGGAGCCGGACGAGAAGGAAGAGAGCGAGAAggtgaagagagaagaagaaagag AGCAAAACGATGTGGAGGAGATGAAGGGCACAGACCAGGAGTACAACAGCGCTCTCACTCAATACAACAGCTCCGCCAACTCTGGAGGGGAAGATATCGAACTGCTGGCGTTCCAGACTGTCACCG GAAAGTGCAGCGAAACCATCTTCGAGGACATGCGGGAGCCTCCAAAGAAACCTCTCCACCTGAAGGGCCAGATGAAGTATGTCCCCCAATGGGACTCGCTCATCTTCCTTGGGACGCCCAT TATAGAGACAGTGGAGGACATGATAAAGATGGGTGTATACGTGAACGATCTGAATCTGCACGACTCCAGCAGAGAGCTGATTCTGGCCGGGACACAACaatcagctgagctgcagctggCCCTGGATCAG GAGCAACAGAAATACGCTCAGCTGATGGAAATCATCAAGAAGCTGgatgaggagaagaagagaggagattCTCTGCTGTACGCCATGATTCCTAAAGCTGTGGCCGACCGCCTCAGGAAGGGGATCACTGCCCTGGAGACGTGCCAG GTGTTTCCCGATGTGACCATCCTGTTCAGCGATGTGGTCAAATTCAACGAGATCTGCATCCACATCACGCCCATGCAGGTGGTGGACATGCTCAACGAGATCTACATCGTCTTTGACACACTCAGTGAGAAGCACAACGTCTACAAG GTGGAGACGATCCGCGATGCCTACATGGTGGTGGCCGGCGTCCCCAACAAAACCACGTTTCACGCCCACCATATCTGTGACATGGCGTTGGACATGCTGAGCTCCATCGACCACCTCAAAGACCCGTCCACGGGCGATAACATCCAGATCAGAGTCG GTATTCACTCCGGTATGGTGGTGGCTGGCGTGGTGGGTCTGAAGATGCCTCGCTACTGTCTGTTTGGCGACACTGTGAACACCGCTTCCAGGATGGAGAGCAACGGAGTG GGCATGCAGATCCACATCAGTCAGACCACCAAAGACCACCTGGAACACGAGCCCTACATCATTGAGGAGAGGGGCAAGATCTTTGTAAAG GGTAAAGGCTACATGAAGACATACTGgctcaaaggaaagaaagatcTGTCGTTCAAAACCCCGGCGGAGCTGCGCTACAGCAGCGAGCAGAACCACTCCGAGGACAGGAGCTCTAATGG TTCCACAAGCTCCAACGCCAAACGCATGGCCTCCAACCTCAACATCTCCGGCAACGAGGAGCAAGCCGAGGGGAAGGCGAGCCCCAGCGACCTCCCGCTGGACACCCTGCCCCCGCCAGAGGCCGTCATCGAGCCCCCCTCCGTTTCAGCCGAGCCTCCGGAGAAGGAGAAGGTCAAAAAGACTAAGAACAACAAGGGCGCCAAGTTGGAAGTGCCCCAGGGAACCTTACTGTCGGAGACCCCCAACCCCGACGATGGGCTGGAGAACCCGGCTCCTTTCCTCAGCAGCAAGAGAAACAGCTTCAGGCAGCAGTACGTCAAGCTGCCCGCCAACCTGCCCATGCGCAGCGCCGCCTGTGCCATTCTGTGA
- the tnfaip8l2b gene encoding tumor necrosis factor, alpha-induced protein 8-like protein 2 B isoform X2 — protein sequence MLQRGSQCTPETVTMESFSSRDMAMRVQKKFLSSMATKGSVQMFIDDTTSEILDELYRVSKEYSGNKSEAQKVIKDLIKIAVKIGVLFKNNRFSTDELVVATDFKKKLHFGAMTAISFYEVDFTFDKAVMAELLTNCRDLLLKLVNTHLTPKSHGRINHVFNHYSDPELLTKLYEPDGPFRPHLTKICKGLNKLVEEGTI from the exons ATGTTGCAGCGGGGATCGCAGTGCACACCAGAGACG GTAACCATGGAGTCCTTCAGCTCGAGGGACATGGCCATGAGGGTGCAGAAGAAGTTCCTCAGCTCCATGGCCACCAAAGGCTCCGTCCAAATGTTCATCGACGACACCACCAGCGAGATCCTGGACGAGCTGTACCGGGTCTCCAAAGAGTACTCAGGGAACAAATCTGAGGCCCAGAAGGTGATCAAAGACCTGATCAAGATCGCCGTGAAGATCGGCGTGCTGTTCAAGAACAACCGTTTCAGCACAGACGAGCTGGTGGTGGCCACGGACTTTAAGAAGAAGCTGCACTTCGGGGCCATGACGGCTATCAGCTTCTACGAG GTAGACTTCACCTTCGACAAGGCCGTGATGGCCGAACTCCTGACCAATTGCAGAGACCTGCTCCTGAAGCTTGTCAACACCCACCTCACCCCAAAGTCCCACGGTCGCATCAACCACGTGTTCAACCATTACTCCGACCCCGAGCTCCTGACCAAACTGTACGAGCCCGACGGACCCTTCAGACCCCACCTCACCAAGATCTGCAAAGGACTCAACAAActggtggaggaggggactatATGA